The Agrobacterium cucumeris genome has a segment encoding these proteins:
- a CDS encoding DUF7168 domain-containing protein, with product MTTDAIKRRIKALRERTTARGCTEAEAMEAAAKAAQLMRDHGLNASDLVMTEASIGTRTPVASPKALLWNTIATCANCRALVSERRMATGRDITFFGREPGPQIAAYLFEVCENAIKHELSKFRAGDFYQRRRSAKTKRKAVDDFTLGLVQRLAVRLRALFAQSKSGAALLEAEAYLDRRHPHTGTVKQKAHKPRFDEAEHAGWQAGERVNLSHGVDGASSAPRLIGVRS from the coding sequence ATGACGACAGACGCCATCAAGCGCCGCATCAAGGCTTTGCGCGAGCGTACAACAGCGCGTGGTTGCACCGAGGCCGAGGCGATGGAAGCTGCGGCCAAAGCAGCTCAGTTGATGCGGGATCACGGCCTCAACGCTTCCGATCTGGTCATGACCGAGGCGAGCATAGGCACAAGAACGCCGGTCGCTTCACCGAAAGCCTTGCTGTGGAACACCATCGCGACCTGCGCAAACTGCAGAGCGCTGGTGTCCGAACGCCGGATGGCAACGGGTCGCGATATCACTTTTTTCGGTCGTGAACCCGGCCCGCAGATTGCTGCCTATCTTTTCGAAGTTTGCGAAAATGCGATCAAGCATGAGCTTTCGAAATTTCGGGCCGGGGATTTTTATCAGCGCCGCCGCTCTGCCAAAACCAAGCGAAAGGCCGTGGACGATTTCACCCTTGGACTGGTGCAGCGTTTGGCCGTCAGATTGCGCGCATTGTTCGCTCAGAGCAAATCGGGCGCGGCATTGCTAGAGGCGGAAGCGTATCTCGATCGTCGCCATCCGCATACCGGAACCGTCAAGCAGAAAGCTCACAAGCCTCGTTTTGACGAGGCTGAACATGCTGGCTGGCAAGCGGGTGAGCGGGTGAACCTGTCCCATGGAGTGGACGGCGCTTCCTCGGCCCCCCGACTGATTGGGGTGCGCTCGTGA
- a CDS encoding MT-A70 family methyltransferase, which yields MADPPWLYKVRSEKGEGKSAQAHYKCMPLDKIKAMPVLDLASENCLLWLYATNPMLFQAYEVLTDWGFDFVTAGSWEKITKNGKQAFGPGYVLRTSNEPYLIGKRGEPKTTKSVRSSFAGVVRGHSRKPEEGYRHAEKLMPNARRLELFSRTNRKGWTVWGDETGKFGEAA from the coding sequence ATGGCCGACCCGCCGTGGCTTTACAAAGTGCGATCGGAAAAGGGCGAAGGCAAATCCGCTCAGGCTCATTACAAGTGCATGCCGCTGGATAAGATCAAGGCGATGCCCGTTCTCGATCTTGCATCGGAAAACTGCCTGCTCTGGCTCTATGCCACCAACCCGATGCTGTTTCAGGCCTACGAGGTTTTGACCGATTGGGGCTTCGATTTCGTCACGGCAGGTTCTTGGGAAAAGATCACCAAGAACGGGAAGCAGGCGTTTGGGCCGGGCTACGTACTACGCACATCTAACGAACCATACCTCATCGGGAAACGCGGCGAGCCGAAAACCACGAAATCCGTCCGTTCCTCCTTTGCCGGTGTGGTCCGTGGCCACTCCCGCAAACCCGAGGAAGGCTATCGGCACGCTGAAAAACTGATGCCGAACGCCCGGCGTCTTGAGCTTTTCAGCCGGACCAACCGCAAGGGCTGGACGGTATGGGGTGATGAAACCGGAAAATTTGGAGAAGCAGCATGA
- a CDS encoding regulatory protein GemA, whose protein sequence is MSIQRAIFGGFRQLGITEEDAQRAIYSRVTGQPRLSLMNAQQQDAVVKELRRLGYKPKAVRRNGRRRLDGRYAPKMQSLWIAAYNLGIVEDREDRALEAFVKRQTGLDSGRWVNNADDARAVVEALKSWIAREAGVVWGDRKPCEAYTMRYGYKIAIAQHAMLKSMLCDGFWPSVTGIVDQEITYRAVTDKEWITVMDYYGKLIRGRRAPKTKASA, encoded by the coding sequence ATGAGCATTCAACGTGCGATTTTCGGCGGTTTCCGCCAACTCGGTATTACTGAAGAAGACGCGCAGCGCGCCATCTACTCTCGCGTGACAGGACAACCTCGCCTGTCCCTGATGAACGCGCAGCAACAGGACGCTGTCGTGAAGGAACTGCGCCGCCTCGGTTACAAGCCGAAGGCAGTGCGCCGCAATGGCCGCCGTCGCCTCGACGGCCGCTATGCGCCGAAGATGCAGTCGCTGTGGATCGCAGCCTACAATCTCGGCATTGTCGAGGACCGCGAGGACCGGGCGCTTGAAGCGTTCGTCAAGCGCCAGACAGGTCTCGACAGCGGCCGGTGGGTCAACAACGCCGACGATGCCAGAGCGGTTGTCGAGGCCTTGAAAAGCTGGATCGCCCGCGAGGCCGGTGTGGTGTGGGGCGATCGCAAGCCCTGCGAGGCATATACCATGCGCTACGGCTACAAGATCGCGATCGCGCAGCACGCCATGCTGAAATCCATGCTCTGCGACGGCTTCTGGCCTTCGGTGACCGGCATTGTCGATCAGGAGATCACCTATCGCGCCGTGACCGACAAGGAGTGGATCACGGTCATGGATTATTACGGCAAGCTCATTCGTGGCCGCCGTGCACCGAAGACGAAGGCGAGCGCGTAA
- a CDS encoding transcriptional regulator, which produces MTPTKPKPDNLEKARAAWGEQTPEWIVALAEACNAENQTLVGKRIGYAGSTVSQLLSNSYPGDVGRIEQLVRGALMSETVRCPVLQEIGRDICLGWQRRPFSTASANAVRMHQACRNNCPHSRIKETNSEPA; this is translated from the coding sequence ATGACCCCGACAAAGCCCAAGCCCGACAATCTGGAAAAGGCCCGCGCCGCATGGGGCGAGCAGACCCCCGAATGGATCGTTGCACTGGCGGAAGCCTGCAACGCCGAGAACCAGACGCTGGTTGGCAAGCGTATCGGTTATGCCGGTTCGACCGTCAGCCAGCTTCTTTCGAACAGCTATCCCGGCGATGTCGGCCGCATCGAGCAGCTCGTTCGCGGTGCGCTCATGTCCGAGACCGTGCGCTGCCCGGTCCTTCAGGAGATCGGCCGGGATATCTGCCTCGGGTGGCAGCGCCGCCCCTTCAGCACCGCCAGCGCCAACGCCGTCCGCATGCATCAGGCCTGCCGGAATAATTGCCCTCACAGCCGCATAAAGGAGACGAACAGTGAGCCAGCCTAA
- a CDS encoding phage minor head protein — protein sequence MGVADLFKTAPKEVTRYFDGKASLPTFDWRDIAPQEHAFSFTVAKSAGYDILDDVRSAISDAITGKTPFEEFQRNLMPVLQQKGWWGKTLAIDPETGEEKLVQLGSPRRLRTIYWANTMSAHAAGEWERTQRNKDFLPFLVYTLSTAERKRLEHEGWVGFVAPVDDPIWNRLYPPNGWGCMCGVRQISRSEAIRLGWREDTPVMPLVEKPWVNKRTGETRMVPVGIDPGWDTNPGKYRGQNVSRFLEERLGSMPADRQRIAIGDIVRSPLLQAMARGKMPKSYLPVAQMPGPAVEALGASTSVVRLSSDSLVHILQERAERGLDLDNIEAAIEVIINPAAIIRSASTNAVSLLGKSSDGFWWRLAVKTAGNGSEWWLTSFHRKSYAETYKVIERAKRAGNLIEGD from the coding sequence ATGGGCGTAGCTGATCTCTTCAAGACCGCGCCGAAGGAAGTCACCCGGTATTTTGACGGCAAGGCCAGCCTTCCGACATTCGACTGGCGGGATATCGCGCCGCAGGAACATGCGTTTTCCTTCACCGTCGCCAAGTCGGCCGGTTACGACATTCTGGACGATGTCCGCTCTGCGATCTCCGATGCGATCACCGGCAAGACGCCGTTTGAGGAGTTTCAGCGCAACCTCATGCCGGTGCTGCAGCAGAAGGGCTGGTGGGGCAAGACGCTGGCGATCGACCCGGAGACCGGCGAGGAGAAGCTCGTGCAGCTCGGCTCGCCGCGCCGTCTGCGCACGATCTATTGGGCAAACACCATGTCGGCTCATGCGGCGGGCGAATGGGAACGGACGCAACGGAACAAGGATTTCCTGCCCTTCCTCGTCTACACCCTGTCCACGGCCGAGCGGAAACGGCTGGAGCATGAAGGCTGGGTCGGGTTTGTCGCTCCGGTGGACGATCCGATATGGAACCGCCTCTATCCGCCGAACGGTTGGGGCTGCATGTGCGGTGTGCGCCAGATCTCGCGCAGCGAGGCGATCCGTCTTGGCTGGCGTGAGGACACGCCCGTCATGCCGCTGGTCGAGAAGCCATGGGTGAACAAGCGTACCGGCGAAACCCGCATGGTGCCGGTCGGCATCGATCCGGGCTGGGACACCAACCCCGGCAAGTATCGCGGCCAGAATGTTTCCCGCTTTCTTGAGGAGCGCCTCGGCTCCATGCCCGCAGATCGGCAGCGCATCGCCATCGGCGATATCGTCCGCTCTCCGCTCCTGCAGGCGATGGCACGCGGCAAAATGCCGAAATCCTATCTGCCGGTGGCGCAGATGCCGGGACCGGCTGTCGAGGCGCTTGGCGCATCCACCTCGGTTGTTCGCCTGTCGTCGGACAGCCTCGTCCATATTCTTCAGGAGCGCGCCGAGCGCGGGCTTGATCTCGATAATATCGAGGCGGCGATCGAGGTCATCATCAATCCGGCCGCGATCATCCGTAGCGCCTCGACCAACGCGGTCTCCCTGCTTGGGAAATCATCGGACGGCTTCTGGTGGCGGCTTGCCGTGAAGACGGCCGGGAACGGCTCGGAATGGTGGCTGACCAGCTTCCATCGCAAAAGCTACGCCGAGACATACAAGGTCATTGAGCGGGCGAAGCGGGCTGGAAATCTGATTGAGGGGGATTGA
- a CDS encoding DUF2730 family protein, with product MTTAEIALYCSLALSAIAIFGHVKGWMNTGEKQLTEDVAALKIQQAADVAALKSEDESHEKKLIEHDRRIQSVESDMKYLPDRESQHRLELALEKVNGRLDTLNETLKPIKANGEAMNELLLERARQANV from the coding sequence ATGACCACCGCAGAAATAGCCCTTTATTGCAGCCTTGCCCTCTCCGCCATTGCGATATTCGGACACGTAAAAGGCTGGATGAACACGGGCGAAAAGCAACTGACAGAAGATGTCGCTGCCCTGAAAATACAACAGGCGGCCGATGTCGCGGCGCTGAAAAGCGAAGACGAGTCGCACGAGAAAAAGCTGATCGAACACGACCGTCGCATCCAGTCGGTCGAGAGCGACATGAAATATCTGCCCGACCGGGAAAGCCAGCACCGGCTGGAGCTGGCGCTCGAAAAGGTCAACGGGCGTCTCGACACCCTCAATGAAACCCTCAAGCCGATCAAGGCGAACGGCGAGGCTATGAACGAACTGCTGTTGGAAAGGGCGCGACAGGCCAATGTCTGA
- a CDS encoding glycoside hydrolase family protein, which yields MSPNVSPKGRKFIYGHEGVVLKAYRDVVGVWTIGPGLTAASGVITPKAGMTITSQKCDELFDLAVGRNYLPRVVKALGANVSPFAIDAGVSFDWNTGAIHKASWVKSFLAGKKDEARQRLGLWNKAGGKVLRGLTRRRAEEANILLLGKYPADIESVSLPTTSETSLFAVFVVSATTPEIEEVGASLTSIGFDAGVVTGKILRSAVEGFQKAYNLTVDGRIGRATLSTLQRELDARRKAKSGAVTTAASTTVAAGDQAVSTVTTPAPADPTSVVPDHLASWIGGGIAVIAVAYLAWQAYQYRDIIAVRVADKAPRLANWLRSF from the coding sequence ATGTCTCCCAACGTCAGTCCGAAAGGACGGAAATTCATCTACGGACACGAAGGCGTCGTCCTGAAAGCCTATCGTGACGTTGTCGGCGTGTGGACGATCGGCCCCGGCCTGACCGCTGCCTCCGGTGTCATCACGCCCAAGGCGGGCATGACGATTACTTCCCAAAAATGCGATGAGCTGTTCGACCTCGCTGTCGGACGCAACTATCTGCCCCGCGTGGTGAAAGCGCTCGGTGCGAATGTCAGCCCTTTCGCGATCGATGCGGGCGTCTCTTTCGACTGGAACACCGGCGCAATCCACAAGGCCTCGTGGGTGAAATCCTTCCTTGCTGGAAAAAAAGACGAGGCCCGTCAGCGCCTCGGCCTCTGGAACAAGGCAGGCGGCAAGGTGCTGCGCGGCCTGACGCGCCGCCGTGCTGAGGAAGCGAACATCCTGTTGCTCGGTAAATATCCCGCCGACATCGAGTCCGTAAGCCTGCCCACCACATCGGAAACGAGCCTTTTTGCGGTGTTCGTGGTTTCGGCGACGACGCCGGAAATCGAGGAGGTCGGAGCCAGTCTCACCAGTATCGGTTTTGATGCAGGTGTCGTAACCGGCAAAATCCTCCGATCGGCGGTTGAAGGCTTCCAGAAAGCCTACAATCTCACGGTCGACGGCAGGATCGGCAGGGCAACCCTGTCCACCCTGCAGCGCGAACTGGACGCCCGGCGCAAGGCAAAGAGCGGTGCGGTAACGACCGCTGCCAGCACCACCGTCGCGGCAGGGGATCAGGCCGTCAGCACGGTCACCACGCCAGCGCCCGCCGATCCGACTTCGGTGGTGCCGGATCATCTCGCCTCGTGGATCGGTGGCGGCATCGCCGTGATCGCCGTCGCCTATCTCGCATGGCAGGCGTACCAGTACCGTGACATCATCGCCGTGCGCGTTGCCGACAAGGCCCCGCGTCTTGCGAACTGGCTGCGGAGCTTCTGA
- a CDS encoding host-nuclease inhibitor Gam family protein, giving the protein MKNALKTKTKAISRVPQNREDAIFAVGRIGVLRRAIAAHKALADEAIRLVGEKFEADTAEMLEELAEHERGVQTFCEANRLALTNDGKVKYHDFGNGRINWRSRPPKVSIRGVEAAIEAFRKLGLSAFIRTREELNKDAMLADPDKARLVNGVTISSEGEDFVIEPAELETSALN; this is encoded by the coding sequence TTGAAAAACGCATTGAAGACGAAGACAAAAGCCATCTCCCGCGTACCGCAGAACCGCGAGGACGCCATTTTTGCAGTCGGCCGGATCGGTGTCCTGCGCCGCGCCATCGCCGCGCATAAGGCGCTGGCTGACGAAGCCATCCGCCTTGTCGGTGAGAAGTTCGAAGCCGACACAGCGGAGATGCTGGAGGAACTCGCCGAACATGAGCGGGGCGTGCAAACCTTCTGCGAAGCGAACCGCCTTGCCCTGACCAATGACGGCAAGGTGAAATACCACGATTTCGGAAACGGCCGGATCAACTGGCGCTCCCGCCCGCCGAAGGTATCCATTCGCGGCGTCGAGGCCGCGATCGAGGCATTCAGGAAACTTGGCCTGAGTGCGTTCATCCGCACTCGCGAGGAACTGAACAAGGATGCCATGCTCGCCGATCCCGACAAGGCCCGCCTCGTCAACGGCGTGACGATCTCATCTGAGGGCGAGGATTTCGTGATCGAACCCGCCGAACTCGAAACCTCTGCGTTGAACTGA
- a CDS encoding TraR/DksA C4-type zinc finger protein, whose translation MNFGGNAAFEQAELRAEQEREAAIADASRTLRGPGTMQCEDCGGDIARERRLALPSATRCIVCQTMLERSRV comes from the coding sequence ATGAACTTCGGTGGAAATGCTGCTTTTGAGCAGGCCGAACTGCGCGCCGAACAGGAACGGGAGGCCGCGATCGCCGACGCCTCCCGCACCTTGCGCGGCCCCGGCACCATGCAGTGCGAGGATTGCGGCGGCGATATCGCCCGCGAACGCCGCCTCGCATTGCCATCCGCCACACGCTGCATCGTCTGCCAGACCATGCTGGAGAGATCGCGAGTATGA
- a CDS encoding helix-turn-helix domain-containing protein gives MEDDRFAHLPVVMREIAEVAGLEAAWAIVQAQGGRVAYIPAKAAPGHWLPELVGMEAAAKICSFYKAGDSGYRILVPIAKDAAKRLRLVKALADGMSAPDAAAAAGMHVRSAFRARKRMKHSDDDQGSLF, from the coding sequence ATGGAAGATGACCGTTTCGCCCATCTGCCCGTGGTCATGCGCGAGATTGCCGAAGTTGCCGGTCTGGAAGCCGCATGGGCCATCGTGCAGGCACAGGGTGGCCGGGTGGCCTATATTCCGGCCAAGGCCGCGCCGGGCCATTGGTTGCCGGAACTGGTCGGCATGGAAGCCGCCGCCAAAATCTGCAGCTTCTACAAGGCGGGCGATTCCGGCTACCGTATTCTGGTCCCGATTGCCAAGGACGCCGCGAAGCGGTTAAGATTGGTCAAGGCACTGGCTGACGGCATGTCGGCCCCGGATGCTGCCGCAGCCGCTGGCATGCATGTTCGCTCAGCCTTTCGCGCCCGCAAGCGCATGAAGCACAGCGACGACGATCAGGGCAGTCTTTTCTGA
- a CDS encoding DUF3486 family protein, which translates to MTMGRGRLSGIELLPEACADVVAWAAEELQKRERTQTEIYEEFVGKLEALDQEYRGELEFTIPSFSAFNRYSIRLATLTQRLNQTREIATTLASKFDAAASDDLTLIASEAIKTLVFELVTAGGEAGFDPKGAKALADALFSATRAQGVSTARRQKVEAEFSKKAENVIDKVSKEMGLSSERVAQLRRDFLGVRPEHKTEPETVTTRGSQE; encoded by the coding sequence ATGACCATGGGTCGCGGTCGTCTATCCGGTATTGAGCTGTTGCCCGAAGCCTGCGCGGATGTTGTCGCATGGGCCGCCGAGGAACTTCAGAAGCGTGAGCGAACGCAGACGGAAATCTATGAGGAGTTCGTCGGCAAGCTTGAGGCGCTCGACCAAGAATACCGGGGCGAACTGGAATTCACCATTCCCTCATTCTCGGCCTTCAATCGCTATTCGATCCGCCTTGCAACGCTGACCCAGCGCCTCAACCAGACGCGGGAAATCGCCACGACGCTTGCCAGCAAGTTCGATGCCGCCGCCTCCGACGATCTAACGCTGATCGCCTCCGAGGCGATCAAGACGCTGGTGTTCGAGCTGGTGACGGCCGGAGGCGAGGCCGGGTTCGATCCCAAGGGCGCGAAGGCTCTTGCCGACGCCCTGTTTTCGGCAACCCGTGCGCAGGGCGTCTCGACGGCCCGGCGTCAGAAGGTCGAAGCCGAGTTCTCCAAGAAAGCCGAGAACGTCATCGACAAGGTCTCGAAGGAAATGGGCCTTTCGTCCGAGCGCGTTGCGCAGCTGCGCCGTGACTTCCTCGGCGTGCGGCCGGAACACAAGACGGAACCCGAAACCGTCACCACCAGAGGATCGCAGGAATGA
- a CDS encoding DUF935 domain-containing protein, whose protein sequence is MATPPRIIDQWGNPISTTVLEDEFAAPTLGGIHSVWQETIVSGLTPHALAEVLRQAGRGYPDRFFSLATDMEERDLHYAAVLGTRKRALTGITPLVVAASNSAEDEKIAEAVREMIGQPEFVDDYLTDLLDALGKGYSVVETIWDRSAKEWHPKRYEWRDQRHFVIDQRDGRTLRLKDSSIEGVDLPPFKFSIHRPKLMSGLPIRAGLARLAAWAFLYKSYTLKDWMAFLEVYGMPLRVGRYSRNAKDAEKRVLLTAVRNISSDAAAIIPKEMDIEFIEAKGGTGNAVFSAKAEYLDRQISKGVLGQTMTTDDGSSLGQAAVHENVRHDIARADARQTAVTANRDLIRPFVDLNFGPRDKYPTMVIPITENEDIKALVEAVQALVPLGLEVSMSKVRERIGFEEPDEDEKLLKSVVPGTALPKPEEPPAPEKNNPLKPKDSAQARVQPCAHCGGFHAVAADQRPELEALADEALSEWETDLEPLVKPLQRLFETSKSYAQLEAGLDDLIAKMDAGPLADRLAKLQMKARGLGDIGDGRS, encoded by the coding sequence ATGGCCACGCCACCCCGGATCATCGACCAGTGGGGAAACCCGATCTCGACCACAGTCCTTGAAGATGAATTCGCCGCCCCCACCTTGGGCGGCATTCATTCTGTATGGCAGGAAACCATTGTCAGCGGGCTGACCCCGCATGCACTTGCGGAAGTTCTGCGGCAGGCAGGTCGCGGTTATCCCGACCGCTTCTTTTCGCTCGCGACCGACATGGAGGAACGCGACCTGCATTATGCGGCGGTGCTTGGCACCCGCAAGCGGGCGCTGACCGGTATCACGCCGCTTGTCGTTGCCGCGTCGAACTCGGCCGAGGACGAGAAGATTGCCGAGGCCGTGCGGGAAATGATCGGCCAGCCCGAGTTCGTGGACGATTATCTGACCGACCTGCTCGACGCCTTGGGCAAGGGCTATTCGGTTGTCGAGACCATATGGGACCGCAGCGCCAAGGAATGGCATCCGAAGCGATACGAGTGGCGCGACCAGCGGCATTTCGTGATCGACCAGCGCGACGGCCGCACGCTGCGCCTGAAGGACAGCAGCATTGAAGGCGTTGACCTGCCGCCCTTCAAGTTCTCGATTCATCGCCCGAAGCTGATGTCCGGCCTGCCGATCCGCGCCGGTCTGGCCCGGTTGGCGGCATGGGCTTTCCTCTACAAGAGCTATACGCTCAAGGACTGGATGGCGTTTCTGGAAGTCTACGGCATGCCGCTCCGCGTCGGCCGTTACAGCCGCAACGCCAAGGACGCGGAGAAGCGCGTGCTTCTGACGGCAGTGCGCAACATCAGCTCGGACGCCGCCGCCATTATCCCGAAGGAAATGGATATCGAGTTTATCGAGGCCAAGGGTGGCACCGGTAATGCCGTCTTCTCGGCCAAGGCCGAATATCTCGACCGGCAGATTTCCAAGGGCGTGCTTGGCCAGACCATGACCACGGATGACGGTTCCTCGCTTGGTCAGGCGGCCGTGCATGAGAACGTCCGTCATGACATTGCCCGCGCCGATGCCCGCCAGACGGCGGTGACCGCAAACCGCGATCTTATCCGGCCGTTTGTGGACCTGAATTTCGGGCCTCGTGACAAATATCCGACGATGGTCATCCCGATCACCGAAAACGAAGACATCAAGGCGCTGGTCGAGGCGGTGCAGGCACTGGTACCGCTTGGCCTTGAGGTTTCCATGTCCAAGGTCCGCGAGCGCATCGGTTTCGAGGAGCCGGACGAAGATGAAAAACTTCTCAAATCCGTTGTGCCTGGCACAGCCCTGCCAAAGCCCGAGGAGCCGCCAGCGCCGGAGAAAAACAACCCGCTGAAGCCGAAGGACAGCGCGCAGGCCCGCGTCCAGCCGTGCGCCCATTGCGGCGGCTTTCATGCCGTTGCTGCTGACCAGCGGCCCGAACTGGAGGCGCTTGCCGACGAAGCGCTCTCGGAATGGGAAACCGATCTTGAGCCGCTCGTAAAGCCGCTTCAAAGGCTCTTTGAAACGTCCAAAAGCTATGCGCAGCTTGAGGCCGGTCTCGATGACCTGATTGCCAAGATGGATGCCGGGCCGCTCGCCGACCGGCTTGCCAAGCTGCAGATGAAGGCCAGAGGTTTGGGGGATATCGGCGATGGGCGTAGCTGA
- a CDS encoding AAA family ATPase has protein sequence MTTQPMKVNGDTAPIKNVSTALALVYSLQNRHPLQPNLGVLAGYSGYGKSVAALYCQNKTSAAYVEVRDTWTRAKLLRSILSELGIYQPRGTLADMEDEVIGLLARDPRRPLIIDESDLLIKKNLIELVRGIAKASGVPVMLIGEELFPQKLEHVGDRFRDLVLDTKYAQPCDLDDARTLARTFYPKLMITDDLLEKAKDEGKGNVRRVGNSLHNIAEAAARIGVSSIDLATYEGGRGLFSRPRLPTRKEAA, from the coding sequence ATGACGACACAACCGATGAAAGTCAATGGTGACACGGCTCCGATCAAGAACGTCTCGACGGCGCTCGCTCTTGTATACAGCCTCCAGAACCGTCATCCCCTGCAACCCAACCTCGGCGTTCTCGCCGGTTACTCCGGTTATGGCAAAAGCGTAGCGGCGCTCTATTGCCAGAACAAAACCAGCGCTGCCTATGTCGAAGTCCGCGATACGTGGACCCGCGCCAAGCTGCTGCGCTCGATCCTCTCCGAACTCGGCATCTACCAGCCACGCGGTACTCTTGCAGATATGGAAGACGAAGTTATCGGCCTTCTTGCCCGCGATCCGCGCCGCCCACTCATCATCGATGAAAGCGACCTGCTGATCAAAAAGAACCTGATTGAGCTGGTGCGCGGCATTGCAAAGGCCAGCGGTGTTCCGGTGATGCTGATCGGTGAAGAACTGTTCCCGCAGAAGCTGGAGCATGTCGGCGACCGCTTCCGAGATCTCGTTCTCGATACCAAATATGCGCAACCTTGCGATCTCGATGATGCTCGGACCCTCGCGAGAACCTTCTATCCCAAGCTGATGATTACCGATGACTTGCTCGAAAAGGCCAAGGACGAAGGCAAGGGCAATGTCCGTCGCGTCGGAAATTCGCTGCACAACATAGCCGAAGCTGCGGCGAGGATAGGTGTCAGCTCCATCGATCTCGCAACCTACGAAGGCGGTAGAGGCCTGTTCTCCCGTCCACGTCTGCCGACCAGAAAGGAGGCAGCATAA